One Glandiceps talaboti chromosome 2, keGlaTala1.1, whole genome shotgun sequence genomic region harbors:
- the LOC144453574 gene encoding uncharacterized protein LOC144453574, whose protein sequence is MAAPIWNVTKLDRPVTLTFCHNTSSIDEDDVEQLRCQLKTAVSYLNNSGITSEQFTYSRVLYKLSNQWRLKWSFQHLRKFWHCLSRLEKFGLQQSMVEVLKCVGERDKLVTKISLPSKQMIEYLLDLTLGGSVRHTTKVVLWKDLTLVGSVRHTTKVVLWKDLTLGGSVRHTTKVVLWKDLTLVGSVRHTTKIVLWKDLTLELSVGEFISHNLLFVALLSRIWVLLKALLLEVIAWYSKLVPWREKLKAGAMEWLPKGEVLPDNLLDWLGPENDPSKSSRLVQQNSSLHTSYLNKLFNSSQFDDDETLIPAEESQHEDMFTEVYTDIGEPITAEELENSRKRKREFTSTPNTQPVKKKKFENDWVMADRGYFTSSRSRRPLMNERIQTGDFKKAFTQTKRSNTLEELREIVTSQVEKISEKLSLMPELVREKDQLVTALEVSKREEKDVKKMKKQVGKFIKKMKKYWFSPAYERQNLMENTASVTQVTDVNEYKQSTGMCADTEVMTSEKKTPNPNYKRVKSSKIEMLERKVDLAGDLETLLSATLEIITTGQNAKFLGCHHAEFLQTGNRTLNVLENEQKKKKKKPLSTTKKTVNKLLELLQSSPEKNYPLQQESGRMQEKDIELSDQTDNAKQYGSEKKEVLVKFAKLDQGRDDKKISENQKKVNKETQKTHFEEGQTYGNGQKDVSGTKVNRDAVYSKSDSIKKVKQKKKKKEKDGKNSKEDILNVDNSMFSKSKKTYTDTVEIAVTDEQKQKLKTKNKKKKKRKQNYDEDDISMVTMNTKLKGISRMTANVPKLRKSTTKTSLDSTADSEIDDIFSSLL, encoded by the exons TTTTGGCATTGTCTAAGTCGACTTGAAAAGTTTGGCCTCCAACAAAGTATGGTGGAAGTCCTCAAGTGTGTTGGAGA GAGAGACAAGCTAGTGACCAAGATATCCCTTCCAAGTAAACAGATGATTGAGTATCTATTG GACCTGACTTTAGGAGGGTCTGTACGCCATACTACCAAGGTTGTACTGTGGAAGGACCTGACTTTAGTAGGGTCTGTACGCCATACTACCAAGGTTGTACTGTGGAAGGACCTGACTTTAGGAGGGTCTGTACGCCATACTACCAAGGTTGTACTGTGGAAGGACCTGACTTTAGTAGGGTCTGTACGCCATACTACCAAGATTGTACTGTGGAAGGACCTGACTTTA GAACTTTCAGTTGGAGAATTCATCTCACATAATCTGCTGTTTGTTGCATTACTAAGTAGAATATG GGTGTTACTGAAGGCACTGCTGCTAGAGGTCATAGCATGGTACTCTAAATTGGTACCATGGAGAGAAAAACTCAAAGCCGGTGCAATGGAATGG TTACCTAAGGGTGAGGTGTTACCAGACAATCTCCTGGACTGGCTTGGACCTGAAAATGATCCTTCAAAGTCTTCCAG ATTGGTGCAACAGAATAGCAGCCTACACACATCCTACCTAAACAAACTGTTCAACAGTTCtcaatttgatgatgatgaaactTTAATCCCAGCAGAGGAATCTCAACATGAAGATATGTTTACTGAAGTTTATACAGATATTGGAG aACCAATAACAGCTGAGGAACTAGAAAATTCAAGGAAAAGAAAAAGAGAGTTTACATCAACACCAAACACTCAACCagtaaagaagaaaaaatttgaaaatgactgGGTGATGGCAGATAGAGGTTACTTCACTTCATCTAGAAGCAGACGACCGTTAATGAATGAGAGAATCCAAACTGGTGATTTCAAGAAAGCTTTTACTCAAACAAAGCGGAGTAACACACTTGAGGAACTCCGGGAGATAGTTACTTCGCAAGTTGAAAAGATAAGTGAAAAATTATCTTTGATGCCAGAACTTGTGAGGGAGAAAGATCAACTTGTTACCGCTTTAGAGGTAAGcaaaagagaagaaaaagaCGTCAAGAAGATGAAGAAGCAAGTTGGAAAATTCATCaagaagatgaagaaatattggttTAGTCCAGCATATGAGAGACAAAATTTGATGGAGAACACCGCATCGGTGACACAAGTGACTGACGTTAATGAATATAAACAAAGTACTGGAATGTGTGCTGATACAGAAGTGATGACATCAGAGAAAAAGACTCCAAATCCAAATTATAAGAGAGTAAAATCAAGTAAAATTGAAATGCTTGAAAGGAAAGTGGACCTAGCAGGTGATCTGGAAACTTTGTTATCAGCTACTCTAGAAATTATCACAACTGGACAAAATGCCAAATTTCTGGGTTGTCACCATGCAGAATTTCTACAAACAGGGAATAGAACACTCAATGTACTTGAGAAtgaacaaaaaaagaagaagaaaaagccATTGTCAACTACAAAAAAGACAGTGAACAAGTTGCTAGAATTGTTACAAAGCAGTCCAGAGAAGAATTATCCTTTACAGCAAGAGAGTGGGAGAATGCAAGAGAAAGATATTGAGCTTAGTGATCAAACCGACAATGCTAAACAGTATGGATCTGAGAAAAAAGAGGTGCTTGTAAAATTTGCAAAGTTAGACCAAGGCAGAGATGATAAAAAGATTTCTGAAAACCAGAagaaagtaaataaagaaaCCCAGAAGACACACTTTGAGGAAGGACAGACATATGGAAATGGGCAGAAGGATGTTTCTGGCACAAAAGTAAATCGTGATGCAGTCTACTCTAAAAGTGACTCgattaaaaaagtaaaacagaaaaagaagaagaaagagaaGGATGGTAAGAACAGCAAGGAGGACATTTTAAATGTAGACAATTCTATGTTTTCAAAATCTAAGAAAACTTACACAGACACAGTAGAGATAGCAGTCACTGATGAACAGAAACAAAAACTAAAGACAAAgaacaagaaaaagaagaaacgCAAACAAAACTATGATGAGGACGATATTTCCATGGTTACCATGAATACCAAACTGAAAGGTATATCTAGGATGACAGCAAATGTACCAAAACTGAGAAAATCCACAACGAAAACATCACTTGACAGCACTGCAGATTCAGAAATAGATGACATATTTTCATCTTTGCTGTGA
- the LOC144453473 gene encoding uncharacterized protein LOC144453473 isoform X2, translating to MSMFAVVQIAVILCVSQEIYGQVRRDDASVWTIDDPTQLLVLGGAEKCPTGDGVSCGEGLDKCYVDPHDVCDDPSVCDVEQLCADFPAELSPLCDGLEEIFKTAMCLAADIFDWVSKNKVMPKFGEESLERDMSMFATLWSMGMTFCDDGKMQCFGGSSRCMAYAEMSDDDDCGGLKGMLEEVKLLLASTFEYLEEEGVYPRRSVDKTRRSFIPMRNIFNPSSAIKSYVAK from the exons ATGTCGATGTTTGCTGTTGTCCAGATTGCAGTAATACTGTGCGTTTCTCAGGAAATCTACGGC CAAGTACGCCGTGATGATGCATCGGTGTGGACTATTGATGATCCGACGCAACTGTTAGTACTTGGCGGTGCTGAAA AATGTCCAACGGGAGATGGTGTGTCGTGTGGTGAGGGTCTCGATAAATGCTACGTTGATCCACACGATGTGTGCGATGACCCGTCTGTATGTGACGTTGAACAGCTATGTGCAGATTTTCCAGCGGAATTGAGTCCTTTATGTGATGGGCTGGAGGAAATTTTCAAAACTGCCATGTGTCTCGCTGCTGACATATTTGACTGGGTGTCAAAGAATA aggttATGCCTAAGTTTGGAGAAGAAAGCCTGGAGCGCGACATGAGTATGTTTGCAACACTATGGTCGATGGGCATGACGT TTTGTGACGACGGTAAAATGCAGTGCTTTGGTGGGAGCTCGAGATGCATGGCTTATGCTGAGATGTCCGATGATGACGACTGCGGTGGTCTAAAGGGAATGCTTGAAGAAGTCAAATTGCTGCTTGCTTCGACTTTCG AATACCTCGAAGAAGAAGGCGTGTACCCTCGTCGATCTGTAGACAAGACCCGTCGAAGCTTTATTCCAATGCGAAATATCTTCAACCCAAGTTCAGCAATAAAGTCTTATGTAGCGAAATAG
- the LOC144453473 gene encoding uncharacterized protein LOC144453473 isoform X1, which yields MSMFAVVQIAVILCVSQEIYGKQVRRDDASVWTIDDPTQLLVLGGAEKCPTGDGVSCGEGLDKCYVDPHDVCDDPSVCDVEQLCADFPAELSPLCDGLEEIFKTAMCLAADIFDWVSKNKVMPKFGEESLERDMSMFATLWSMGMTFCDDGKMQCFGGSSRCMAYAEMSDDDDCGGLKGMLEEVKLLLASTFEYLEEEGVYPRRSVDKTRRSFIPMRNIFNPSSAIKSYVAK from the exons ATGTCGATGTTTGCTGTTGTCCAGATTGCAGTAATACTGTGCGTTTCTCAGGAAATCTACGGC AAGCAAGTACGCCGTGATGATGCATCGGTGTGGACTATTGATGATCCGACGCAACTGTTAGTACTTGGCGGTGCTGAAA AATGTCCAACGGGAGATGGTGTGTCGTGTGGTGAGGGTCTCGATAAATGCTACGTTGATCCACACGATGTGTGCGATGACCCGTCTGTATGTGACGTTGAACAGCTATGTGCAGATTTTCCAGCGGAATTGAGTCCTTTATGTGATGGGCTGGAGGAAATTTTCAAAACTGCCATGTGTCTCGCTGCTGACATATTTGACTGGGTGTCAAAGAATA aggttATGCCTAAGTTTGGAGAAGAAAGCCTGGAGCGCGACATGAGTATGTTTGCAACACTATGGTCGATGGGCATGACGT TTTGTGACGACGGTAAAATGCAGTGCTTTGGTGGGAGCTCGAGATGCATGGCTTATGCTGAGATGTCCGATGATGACGACTGCGGTGGTCTAAAGGGAATGCTTGAAGAAGTCAAATTGCTGCTTGCTTCGACTTTCG AATACCTCGAAGAAGAAGGCGTGTACCCTCGTCGATCTGTAGACAAGACCCGTCGAAGCTTTATTCCAATGCGAAATATCTTCAACCCAAGTTCAGCAATAAAGTCTTATGTAGCGAAATAG